The genomic segment GCCTTCTGGGCGCGCTACAAGCAGTTCGCCGGCGCCGCCGAGAACTACTGCAGCAACTGAAGCTCGGCGATCAGCCGCCGCGCGCCGGCCTCGATCAGATCGAGGCAGCCGTCGAAATCGCGCGTGTAATAGGGGTCGGGGACATCCTGCGACCCCTTTTCATTTTGCAAGAAAAGCCGCAGCTCGGCCCGTGCGCCCTTGGGCGCGATCCGGCGCGCATCGCGCAGGTTCTGGCTGTCCATCGCGAGAATCAGCTCGAATTCCGCGAAATCCGCGGCGCGGATCTGGCGCGCGCGCAGGGCCGCGAGGTCATAGCCGCGCGCCCGCGCCGCGGCCTGCATCGGGCCATAGGGCGGCTCGCCCGCGTGCCAATCGCCGGTTCCGGCGCTGTCGGCCTTGACCGCAAGGCCCGCCTCGGCGG from the Rhodobacter xanthinilyticus genome contains:
- a CDS encoding low molecular weight protein-tyrosine-phosphatase, with amino-acid sequence MRILFLCLGNICRSPAAEGVFRKLAAEAGLAVKADSAGTGDWHAGEPPYGPMQAAARARGYDLAALRARQIRAADFAEFELILAMDSQNLRDARRIAPKGARAELRLFLQNEKGSQDVPDPYYTRDFDGCLDLIEAGARRLIAELQLLQ